In the Halichoerus grypus chromosome 4, mHalGry1.hap1.1, whole genome shotgun sequence genome, one interval contains:
- the LAMP1 gene encoding lysosome-associated membrane glycoprotein 1 isoform X1: protein MAALGGARRRPLLLLLLAGLVHGAAAVFVVKDANGTACIMANFSAAFMASYDTRSGPKNVTFDLPSDAAVLNSSSCGKENASDPSLMIAFGRGHGLTLSFTRNATRYSVQLMSFIYNLSDTQIFPNASSKATKTVESATDIRADINKKYRCVSNNQIHMHNVTVTLHDATIQAYLANNSFSKEETRCEQDGPFPTTAPPPPPHPSPSPTPENPPVYKYNVSGTNGTCLLASMGLQLNVTYKKKDNTTMTGVFSINPNKTTAGGSCSPQLVTLELRSESIPLLAFQFGMNTSTSRYFLQGIQLNMTLPDARDPTFKAANSSLRALQATIGNSYKCNAEERVQVTEAFSINIFKVWVQAFQVQGDKFGSVEECQLDENSMLIPIAVGGALAGLVLIVLIAYLIGRKRSHAGYQTI, encoded by the exons ATGGCGGCCCTCGGCGGCGCTCGGCGGCGGcctctgctcctgctgctgctcg CAGGTCTCGTACACGGCGCAGCAGCGGTGTTTGTGGTAAAGGACGCCAATGGGACAGCTTGCATCATGGCCAACTTCTCCGCTGCCTTCATGGCCAGCTATGACACCAGGAGCGGGCCTAAG AATGTAACCTTCGACCTGCCATCTGATGCAGCAGTATTAAATAGCAGCTCTTGTGGTAAAGAGAACGCTTCTGACCCCAGTCTCATGATTGCTTTTGGAAGAGGACATGGACTGACCCTCAGTTTCACAAGAAATGCAACACGTTACAGTGTTCAGCTGATGAGTTTTATTTATAACTTGTCTGACACACAGATTTTCCCCAATGCAAGCTCCAAGG ctACCAAGACTGTGGAATCTGCAACTGACATCAGGGctgacataaataaaaaatacagatgtgtGAGCAACAACCAGATTCACATGCACAATGTCACTGTCACACTCCATGATGCCACCATCCAGGCATACCTTGCCAACAATAGCTTCAGCAAGGAAG AGACGCGCTGTGAGCAAGACGGGCCTTTCCCGACAacggcgccgccgccgcctccccacCCTTCGCCATCTCCAACGCCCGAGAACCCCCCCGTGTACAAGTACAATGTGAGCGGCACCAACGGGACCTGCCTGCTGGCCAGCATGGGGCTGCAGCTGAACGTCACCTACAAGAAGAAGGACAACACG acCATGACGGGAGTGTTCAGCATCAACCCGAATAAGACCACTGCCGGAGGGAGCTGCAGCCCCCAGCTGGTGACCCTGGAGCTCCGCAGCGAGAGCATCCCGCTCCTGGCCTTCCAGTTTGGAATG aaCACAAGTACTAGCCGATATTTCCTGCAAGGAATCCAGTTGAATATGACTCTTCCTGACGCCAGAG ACCCCACCTTCAAAGCCGCCAACAGCTCTCTGAGGGCCCTTCAGGCCACCATCGGGAATTCGTACAAGTGTAACGCTGAGGAGCGCGTGCAGGTCACAGAGGCCTTCTCCATCAATATCTTCAAAGTGTGGGTCCAGGCTTTCCAGGTGCAAGGAGACAAGTTTGGGTCTG TGGAGGAATGCCAGCTGGATGAGAACAGCATGCTGATCCCCATCGCCGTGGGGGGTGCCCTGGCAGGGCTGGTCCTCATCGTCCTCATCGCCTACCTCATCGGCAGGAAGAGGAGCCATGCCGGCTACCAGACGATTTAG
- the LAMP1 gene encoding lysosome-associated membrane glycoprotein 1 isoform X2 — protein sequence MAALGGARRRPLLLLLLGLVHGAAAVFVVKDANGTACIMANFSAAFMASYDTRSGPKNVTFDLPSDAAVLNSSSCGKENASDPSLMIAFGRGHGLTLSFTRNATRYSVQLMSFIYNLSDTQIFPNASSKATKTVESATDIRADINKKYRCVSNNQIHMHNVTVTLHDATIQAYLANNSFSKEETRCEQDGPFPTTAPPPPPHPSPSPTPENPPVYKYNVSGTNGTCLLASMGLQLNVTYKKKDNTTMTGVFSINPNKTTAGGSCSPQLVTLELRSESIPLLAFQFGMNTSTSRYFLQGIQLNMTLPDARDPTFKAANSSLRALQATIGNSYKCNAEERVQVTEAFSINIFKVWVQAFQVQGDKFGSVEECQLDENSMLIPIAVGGALAGLVLIVLIAYLIGRKRSHAGYQTI from the exons ATGGCGGCCCTCGGCGGCGCTCGGCGGCGGcctctgctcctgctgctgctcg GTCTCGTACACGGCGCAGCAGCGGTGTTTGTGGTAAAGGACGCCAATGGGACAGCTTGCATCATGGCCAACTTCTCCGCTGCCTTCATGGCCAGCTATGACACCAGGAGCGGGCCTAAG AATGTAACCTTCGACCTGCCATCTGATGCAGCAGTATTAAATAGCAGCTCTTGTGGTAAAGAGAACGCTTCTGACCCCAGTCTCATGATTGCTTTTGGAAGAGGACATGGACTGACCCTCAGTTTCACAAGAAATGCAACACGTTACAGTGTTCAGCTGATGAGTTTTATTTATAACTTGTCTGACACACAGATTTTCCCCAATGCAAGCTCCAAGG ctACCAAGACTGTGGAATCTGCAACTGACATCAGGGctgacataaataaaaaatacagatgtgtGAGCAACAACCAGATTCACATGCACAATGTCACTGTCACACTCCATGATGCCACCATCCAGGCATACCTTGCCAACAATAGCTTCAGCAAGGAAG AGACGCGCTGTGAGCAAGACGGGCCTTTCCCGACAacggcgccgccgccgcctccccacCCTTCGCCATCTCCAACGCCCGAGAACCCCCCCGTGTACAAGTACAATGTGAGCGGCACCAACGGGACCTGCCTGCTGGCCAGCATGGGGCTGCAGCTGAACGTCACCTACAAGAAGAAGGACAACACG acCATGACGGGAGTGTTCAGCATCAACCCGAATAAGACCACTGCCGGAGGGAGCTGCAGCCCCCAGCTGGTGACCCTGGAGCTCCGCAGCGAGAGCATCCCGCTCCTGGCCTTCCAGTTTGGAATG aaCACAAGTACTAGCCGATATTTCCTGCAAGGAATCCAGTTGAATATGACTCTTCCTGACGCCAGAG ACCCCACCTTCAAAGCCGCCAACAGCTCTCTGAGGGCCCTTCAGGCCACCATCGGGAATTCGTACAAGTGTAACGCTGAGGAGCGCGTGCAGGTCACAGAGGCCTTCTCCATCAATATCTTCAAAGTGTGGGTCCAGGCTTTCCAGGTGCAAGGAGACAAGTTTGGGTCTG TGGAGGAATGCCAGCTGGATGAGAACAGCATGCTGATCCCCATCGCCGTGGGGGGTGCCCTGGCAGGGCTGGTCCTCATCGTCCTCATCGCCTACCTCATCGGCAGGAAGAGGAGCCATGCCGGCTACCAGACGATTTAG